AAGAATCGCCATTCTTCGCAAAAAGGCGAAAGCAGAAGGGCTCGATATTCCGAATGAGGTGATGCTGTACATAGCAAACCAGATTGATTCGAATATTAGGGAGCTTGAAGGAGCACTCATTCGTGTAGTAGCCTATTCCTCGCTGATTAATAAAGACATCAACGCAGATCTAGCAGCAGAGGCTTTAAAGGATATTATTCCAAGCTCGAAGCCGCGGATGGTGACCATTACGGATATTCAGAAAACCGTCGGTCAGCATTACCAAGTCCGGCTGGAAGATTTTAAAGCGAAAAAACGGACAAAATCCGTCGCGTTCCCTAGACAAATCGCCATGTATCTTTCCAGAGAGCTGACCGATTCTTCTCTTCCTAAAATCGGAGAAGAGTTTGGAGGGCGGGATCATACGACCGTAATCCATGCTCATGAGAAAATCAGCAAAATGCTTCAAGTGGATGATCAGCTGCAGCGCCAGGTGAAAGAAATTAAAGAATCTCTTAAAAACTAAACCGTGAATAATGTGCATAACTTTCTCTCATTCATACACAGTCTATCCACATGTTGATAGACTGTGTTTCCTTGTCTTTTTGAAGTTATCCACATAATCACAGGCCCTACTAGTACTTCTACTAGTTTTTAAAACATTATTTAATATATTTGGACGTTAGAACAGGAGGGAATCGAATGAAATTTGTCATTCAAAAAGATAAACTAGCACAAGGCGTGCAAGACGTGATGAAAGCCGTATCTTCCCGAACTACTATTCCCATTCTTACCGGAATAAAAATTGTGGCCAACAGTGAAGGAGTAACGCTAACAGGAAGTGATTCCGATATTTCCATCGAATCCTTTATCCCGATTGAGGAAAAAGGAAAGATCAATGTTGAAGTTCAGACTCCAGGAAGCATTGTGCTGCAAGCCCGTTTCTTTAGCGAGATCGTAAAAAAACTGCCTAAAGACACAGTTGAGATGGAAGTTCAGAATCATTTTTCAACGATTATCCGTTCTGGAAAAGCTGAGTTCAACCTTAACGGTCAGGATGCTCAGGAATACCCTCATCTTCCGAATGTTGAAGAGGAGAATGTTTTCCGTATTCCAACAGATCTTTTAAAAACCTTGATCAGGCAGACTGGCTTTGCTGTATCGACCTCTGAAACGAGACCGATTTTGACAGGCGTCAATTGGAAAATTGAAGATGGAGAGCTTACCTGCATCGCGACAGACAGCCACCGTCTTGCATTGAGAAAAACAAGCATTGATGCAGGCCATGAAGGAAAATACAATGTGGTGATTCCGGGGAAAAGTTTAACAGAGCTAAGCAAGATACTGGATGATTCCAATGATTTGACGGAAATGGTGTTCACAGATAACCAGGTTTTGTTTAAATCGAAAAATATTCTGTTTTTCTCAAGACTCTTAGATGGCAACTACCCGGATACATCCCGTCTGATCCCCGATGAAAGCAAAACGGATGTACTTGTTCAGACAAAAGAATTTCTTCAATCCATCGACCGTGCTTCGCTTCTTGCAAAAGAAGGCCGGAACAATGTCGTGAAACTGTCGACTTTAGAAGGCGGCATGCTCGAGATCTCTTCTAACTCTCCAGAAATCGGAAAGGTTATAGAAGAAGTACAAACAGAAGAAATTTCCGGAGAGGAATTAAAAATTTCTTTCAGCGCAAAATATATGATGGATGCTTTAAAAGCACTGGAAAGCAGCGAAATCAAAGTAAGCTTTACAGGTGCAATGAGACCGTTCCTGATCCGTACGCCAGAGGATGATACTATTCTTCAGCTGATTCTTCCGGTTCGTACGTATTAAACTCATAAGCAACATGGCTGGCATGAATGTGTCAGCCTTCTTTTTTGTACACGAGGAATGGACACTGTTCGTTTTAGAGAAATATCTTATTGTGGGTTGTTGTATAACAAGGAGCTGTCCTCTTTCCTTTTCAGCAGAAAATAGGTAAAATAGAGGGTACGCCGAAATGCAGCGATTAGATTTTGAATGATTGGGAGGTAAGAGCATGAGTGAAAAGCAGCACATTCAAATCGATACGGAATTTATTACGTTAGGACAATTTCTGAAGCTTGCGGATGTGATCCAGTCCGGAGGGATGGTGAAATGGTTTTTGAGCGAGCACGAAGTTTTTGTGAACGGTGAATCGGAAAACCGCCGCGGCAAGAAGCTGAGACACCAGGATACAGTCGAGGTTCCCGGGGTTGGATCGTTTGTTGTAATCAGCACGCATGAATAGAGCAAAGTTGGTGGGAAGATGCATATACAAGAGCTGAAGCTAAGAAATTATCGTAATTATCCGGAACTGACGGTTTCTTTTGAAAATAAAGTGAACGTCATTATCGGAGAAAACGCTCAGGGAAAAACAAACATGATGGAAGCGATTTATGTCCTGGCTATGGCAAAATCCCACCGTACCTCCAATGATAAAGATCTTATCCGCTGGGATGAAGAATATGCTAAAATAGAGGGAAGGGTCGTAAAAGCTAACGGAGCTATTCCCATGCAGCTTGTCCTTTCCAAAAAAGGAAAAAAAGCGAAAATTAATCATCTGGAACAGCAGAAGCTAAGCCAGTATATTGGGGCAGTCAATGTTATTATGTTCGCTCCCGAAGATCTGAACCTTGTTAAGGGAAGCCCCCAGGTAAGGAGAAGGTTTGTCGATATGGAGATCGGACAGGTTTCGGCTGTCTATTTGCATGACCTGAGCCACTATCAGAAAATCCTTCAGCAGCGGAATCATTACTTAAAGCAGCTGCAAATCAGGAAACAGCATGACCGGACGATGCTTGAGGTTTTGACAGAGCAGCTGAGCGAAGCAGCTGCCAAGCTGTACCGAAGACGGAAATTGTTTATTGATCAGCTGGAGAAATGGGCCCAGCCCATCCATTCAGGCATCTCGAGAGGTCTTGAAACGCTGACTATCCAATATAAATCCTCCACTGAGGTATCAGAAGATGCGGATTTGTCGAAAATGATAGAAGTATACTTGGAAAAGTTTGATAAAATAAAAGAACGAGAAATCGAGCGTGGAACGACACTTGCCGGACCGCATAGGGATGACCTGCTGTTTTTTGTTAATGGACGTGATGTTCAAACATTTGGCTCACAAGGCCAGCAGCGGACGACGGCTCTTTCTTTAAAGCTTGCAGAAATTGAATTGATACACGAAGAAATTGGAGAATATCCGATTTTACTTTTGGATGATGTGCTTTCTGAACTGGATGATTACCGGCAATCCCACCTTTTGAACACGATTCAGGGAAGGGTCCAGACATTCGTAACAACGACGAGTGTAGAAGGAATTGATCATCAGACATTAAAAGAAGCAGCTTCCTACCGGGTATCTTCTGGTGAGCTGGATCCAAACGAATCGAGGTGAGCAGCATGTATATCCATTTAGGAGATGACTTTGTCGTGCCATCCAAAGATGTCATTTTTATTATGGATTACCCCTCATCCAAGACATCTGATATTGTGTCCGAGTTTTTGGAAAAGCAGAAGGAGAAAGTGATTCAGCTTTCCGAGGGAGATGCGAAATCGATCGTTGTAACAGAAAAACATATTTATTTTTCTCCCCTGTCATCAAGCACACTCAAAAAAAGAGCGCATATCGCGTTTGATATAGATTCCACCCGAAAAATCAGCATAATGGCACCATAAGTCGTAAAGAGTAGGTGAACATAATTGGCCATGGAACAAAAACAAATGGAACAACAAGCATATGATGAAAACCAGATACAAGTACTTGAAGGCCTTGAAGCGGTTCGTAAGCGTCCCGGAATGTACATCGGTTCGACAAGCGCCAGAGGCTTGCACCACTTAGTCTGGGAAATTGTTGATAATAGTATTGATGAAGCACTCGCTGGTCACTGTGATGAAATTAACGTCATTATTGAAGAGGACAACAGCATTACCGTAACCGATAACGGCCGCGGAATTCCGGTCGGAATCCATGAAAAAATGGGACGGCCGGCTGTTGAAGTCATCATGACCGTACTCCATGCCGGAGGTAAATTCGGCGGCGGAGGCTATAAGGTTTCCGGAGGTCTTCACGGTGTTGGTGCATCTGTTGTTAATGCCCTTTCCACTTTGCTTGAAGTCAAAGTCCACCGTGATGGGAAAATCCACTACCAGCGCTTCGAGCGCGGTGTACCTCAGGGCGATCTTGAGATTATTGGGGAAACCGACAAAACAGGAACCATTATTCACTTTGTGCCTGATGATGAAATATTCACGGAAACGACAGAGTATGACTATGAAACACTGGCAAACCGTTTAAGAGAGCTTGCGTTCCTTAACCGCGGCATCAACATTGTCATTGAAGACAAGCGCGAGAATAAACGCAAAAATGAATATCACTATGAGGGCGGAATTAAATCCTATGTAGAGCATTTAAACCGGACAAAAGAAGTGATTCATGAAGAGCCTGTTTACCTTGAAGGGGAAAAAGACGGGATTACGATTGAAATTGCCCTTCAATACAACGAAGGCTATACAACGAGCATTTATTCGTTTGCTAATAACATTCATACGTACGAGGGCGGGACGCATGAGGCAGGGTTCAAGACAGCCCTTACCCGTGTAATCAACGATTATGCCCGCAAACAAAATGTGTTCAAGGACAATGATGCGAACCTGAGCGGTGAAGATGTCCGGGAAGGAATTACCGCAATCGTCAGCATTAAGCATCCTGATCCGCAATTTGAAGGACAAACAAAAACGAAGCTTGGAAATTCCGAAGCGCGTACCGTAACGGATTCACTTTTCGACCAGGGCTTCGAAACCTTCCTGCTTGAAAATCCGCAGGTTGCGAAAAAAATCGTAGAAAAAGGTCTGATGGCCGCACGTGCCAGAATGGCTGCCAAAAAGGCGAGAGAACTGACACGCCGCAAAAGTGCGCTTGAGATCTCCAACCTTCCGGGAAAACTTGCGGATTGTTCTTCTAAAGATCCATCCATCAGCGAACTGTATGTCGTGGAGGGAGATTCTGCCGGAGGCTCCGCGAAGCAAGGACGCAGCCGTCATTTCCAGGCAATCCTGCCGCTCCGCGGAAAAATCATCAACGTGGAAAAAGCGCGTCTTGATAAAATTCTATCCAACAATGAGATCCGCACGATCATTACCGCTCTTGGAACGGGAATCGGCGAGGATTTTGATATTGCAAAAGCAAGATATCATAAAATTGTCATCATGACAGATGCCGATGTCGATGGAGCGCATATCCGCACATTGCTTCTGACATTCTTCTACCGGTATATGCGTGAAATTATTGAAAGTGGCTACATCTACATTGCCCAGCCGCCGCTTTACAAAATTCAGCAGGGCAAGCGGATCGAGTATGCATACAACGACCGTGAGCTCGAGCGCATTCTTGGAGAATTACCGCAAAATCCGAAACCAGGCATTCAGCGCTACAAAGGTCTTGGAGAGATGAACCCTGAGCAGCTATGGGAAACAACGATGGATCCAGATACTAGAACCCTTCTGCAGGTCAACCTTCAGGATGCCATTGAAGCGGACGAAACGTTTGATATCCTTATGGGTGACAAGGTAGAGCCGCGCCGGAACTTTATTGAAGAAAATGCCCGGTATGTTAAAAATCTTGATATTTAATAAAAAAACTATGTTAAAGTCTGGTGTTGATTTTTAACACCTGTTGATTGGAGTGGAAGGCGAACGCCTGCTAGCTGCAATCAACAGCCAAATTTAACAGAGCTATTAAAAAAAGCCCCGCTTAAATGAGCGGGTTTTTTTGTTGGGAAAAGCACGGAGATAGCAGAAAAGAAATGTAATGTAAGAGTTTACAATAAGCCGGGCTCTTGGTATGATAAATTCATTGATTAACGTAAACGTTTACACACATATTTTTTTACCCATTTACGTAAACGTTTACCAAACGAAGGAGGAGTGCTCATCATGTTAAGAAAACGATTGATGTACAGTGTTTTTCTACTCATCGGTATGGGTTTGCTTACTTCATGCCAGGCTGAGAATACTTCGTCTGCCGGGAAAGTGAAGCTTGAGCTGTTTTCCAATAAATCTGAGAATGTCAAAACCTTTGAAGGCCTCATCGCTGAATTTGAAAAGAAAAATCCAGCGATTGATATTCAGCTTAATGCACCTCCTGAAGCAGACACAGTCCTTAAAACCAGACTCGTGAAAGAGGACATGCCGGACATGCTTGCCATTGGTGGAAACGGATCCTACGGAGAATTGGCAAACGCAGGAATCTTTTATGATTTTTCCAAAACAGACCTTCTCAATCAAGTGAAGCCTTCCTATTTAGAAATGATTAATACTCTTTCCAATGAACAGAGCGGTACATACGGTATTCCCTATTCAACCAATGCGAACGTAGTGATTTACAACAAAGAAAAATTCCAAAAGTACGGATTTGACGCTCCCAAAACATGGAGTGAATTTACAGAACAGCTGGAGAAAGTGAAGCAGGCCGGCGATGTACCGATTTACTTCACTCTCAAAGATGCCTGGACAGGGATGATTCCGTGGAATTCAATTGCAGGAAATCTGCAGGGTGAAAACTTTGCGGAGAAAAAACGAAAAGGGGAAGCAAGCTTTGAAAAAAACTATTCTGAAGTGGCGGATAAGATGCTGACTCTCTTGGAATATGGCCATAAGAATAATTACGGATACGGCTATGCAGATGGGAACAAAGCATTTGCAAATGGCGACGGTGTATTTTATCTGCAGGGAAACTGGGCAATCCCGGAAATACAGAAAATTAATCCGGAACTGGAGCTTGGGGTTTTTCCGCTCCCGGTAACAGATCAGCCTGATCAAAACAATCTTGTATCAGGAGTCGACGTACTTTTGACAATGAATAAAGACATCGAACATCCGGAAGAAGCTAAGAAGTTCTTAGCCTTTATGCTGGAGGAGAAGCAATCCAAACGGTATATCGAAGAACAAAAAGCCTTTTCTGCACTTGAAGGAGTGATTCAGGAGGACCCCGTGATGGAAGGAATCCAGGATAGTTTTAAAAACGAGCAGTTAACCGGCTTCCCTGACCATTCCTATCCGAGAGCAATACGTCCAGAGGGGATCATTCAGGAATTTTTAATCAGCAAAAACAAAGAGGCTTTTTTACGAAAAATGGACCGGGAATGGGATAAGGTTCAAAATCGCTACTAATTTCGCCTTAAGGGGGGACCAGACGGATGAAATCAAGACAACGGGCTTTCATGCTCATGACCATTCCTGCGCTTATTCTCTTTTTCATTTTTCATACATATCCGGCGCTGCAGGGAATCTATTACAGCTTTACCGACTATAAAGGCTACGGCGAATGGAATTTTGTCGGACTGAAAAACTATTTTAATGTTTTTCAGGATGAGCGGGCACTTCAGGCCTATGGATTTACGTTCAAATTTGCAATTATCGCGACAATATTAGTTAATATCTTCAGTTTGGTTATTGCCATCGGACTAAATTCAAAAATCAAATTTTCAAAGACGCTACGGGCTGTCTATTTTCTTCCGAATATCCTCAGTATTTTGATCGTTGGGTACATTTTCAACTTCATTTTCACCTTTTTTATTCCGGATATTGCTCAAGCGCTTGGCATCAATGCCCTTGCAGAAAATATCCTTGGAAAGCCTGATGCTGCCTGGATTGGGATTATCGTGGTGTCCGTATGGCAAGGCGTTGCTTTTAACACCATCCTTTATCTGGCCGGTCTCGTCACGATCCCGGAGGAGCTGTATGAAGCAGCAAGCATTGATGGAGCAGGGACCTGGAAAAAGTTCTGGAGCATTACGTTTCCTCTGATTGCACCATTCTTCACGATCAACATGGTGCTCGCAATGAAAAACTTCCTGATGGTGTTTGACCATATTATGGCGATGACAGGCGGAGGCCCGGGTACATCAACGGAATCGATTTCTTTATTGATTTTCCGCGGCGGCTTTGAGGGCGGAGAATTCGCCTATCAGTCTGCCAATGCCGTCATCTATTTCTTGGTCATTGTGATTATTTCTGTAGTTCAGCTGCGCTATCTTCAAAGAAGAGAGGTGGAACTGTGATGAAAAAAGGCAAAACAAACTGGCTTATTACAGGTCTTTTAATCGCGGGTTCCCTACTGATTCTTTTTCCGCTTTATCTCGCTGTTACGATCTCATTTAAAACGCCGGAAGAGATGGGGAAATCCCTTCTCGCCCTGCCGGAGCAATGGAACTTCTCCAACTATGCCCAGGCAATCGAGCTGACAAACTTTTTTCAGGCGATGGGCAATAGCTTATTCATTACAATTTTCGTTGTTGTTCTGACTCTGCTTACGAACTCAATGGTCGCGTATGCCATTGCGCGCAATATGCACAAAAAATTTTATAAGTTTATTTTTTACTACCTGGTTAGTGCGATGTTTATTCCTTTTCCGATCATCATGCTGCCGATTGTCAAGCAGACAGCACAATGGAATCTCGATAACCTGGTTGGGTTGATTTTTCTTTATGTTGTATACGGATTGGCTTTCAACGTGTTTTTGTATGTAGGGTATATCAAGTCTATACCAGCAGAATTGGAAGAAGCAGCGATTGTGGATGGAGCGAGTACATGGGTGGTTTTCTGGAAGGTCATCTTCCCTCTGCTTATGCCGATGAACGCAACAGTCGGCATATTGACGACTCTGTGGGCCTGGAACGACTTTATGCTGCCGCTCGTCATCATCAGCGACAGGGAGCTCTCCACTCTGCCGCTCGTGCAATTCGTCTTCCAGGGACAGTTCAGCACCGATTATAATTTAGCCTTCTCTTCTTACTTGATGGCATTAGCTCCAATGATTCTTGTCTATATCATTGCGCAAAAATGGATTATCAGCGGAGTTACGAAGGGTGCAATAAAGTAAATATGTTCTAAAGGTGTGATCCATTTTTCATCCCCCTCCGTTTACTTAGTAAATAGAGCATTTGAGGAGAGATGAAAATGAAGGTTCATATGAAAATGAAAAGAACATGGTTGGCTGTACCTCTAAGCATCGCACTATTAGTACCAGCAGCGGGTGTTGCTTCAGCCCATGAAGGACATTCAATGAATCATTCCGGCAATATGAAAATGTCAACCGAAGTCTCTAATCCTGCAATCGACTTACGAGCACAGCTTGATGCTATTCTTTCAGAACATGCATACTTGGCTGTCGTAGCGATGCAAAAAGGCATTGACGGAAAAGAAGATTTCGATGAGGCAGCTGCTCAGCTGAATGAGAATACGGATGCTCTATCAACGGCAGTCGGTTCCGTTTACGGTGAAGAAGCAGGCAATGCGTTCAAGGAGATCTGGGGCAGCCACATCGGCTACTTCGTAGATTATGTCAAAGCAACCGCTGCAAAAGATGAAGATGGCAAAATGAAGGCAAAAAAAGATCTTGATGAATATCGTGTTGAACAAGCCCAATTTTTAGATAAAGCAACAGGAGGCCGTTTAAAAGCGAAAGATCTTGAAGAAGGCCTAAAAATGCACGTAACTGAATTAATTACAGCATTTGATAGCTATACAGAAAAAGACTATGATACAACTTACAGCACAGTTAGAGAATCCATTAAGCATATGTATGGAGTAGGAAAAGGCCTTTCTTGGGCGATTACAGATCAATTCCCTGATAAATTCGAGAAAAAATCTGTTGATACTCCTGCAGCCAATCTCAGAGCTGATTTAAACTACCTGTTCTCCGAGCATGCCGCTCTTGCAGCCTTAGCGATGCAAAAAGGAATTGACGGGACAGAAGACTTTGATGAGGCTGCCGCTGCCCTTAACGAAAATACAAATGATTTATCAGCTGCTGTTGCATCCGTATACGGAAATGAAGGCGGAGAGCAGTATAAAAAAATCTGGAACAGCCACATTGGCTATCTTGTAGACTATGTGAAGGCTACAGGTGCGAAGGATGAAAAAGCAAAAGAAATGGCGTTAAAGGAGCTGGATGAATATCGTGCAGAACAAGCAAAATTCCTGGATACAGCAACAGAAGGCAGATTAAAAGCAGCGGATCTGGAAAAAGGTTTGGAAATGCATATTGATCAATTGCTAAACGCTTTTAACAGCTATAATGAAAAAGACTACGAGATGGCTTATGACAGCATCCATGAAGCCTATAATCATATGTTTGGTGTAGGTCTTGGTGTTTCAGGAGCAATCGTAGATCAATACCCTGATAAGTTTATGAGCAGCATGCCTACCGAAATGCCAAAAACAGGTATGGGCGGAACATCCGATTCAGGAAATTCTTCATTGATTTGGATGAGTGTTTCAGGATTCATTCTGGCCCTTGCTGCTATTGCAACAATTGTTCGAAAAAGAAGATTGAACTAATTGAAATAGGTTTTTTAGAGAAGAACCTCCAGTTTATTGCTGGAGGTTCTTTTTTTGATCAAAAATTCACAAAGAAAGGAGTTTTTCGCCAATAGACGTGTAATATAAAGGGATTATTGATATAATGGAGAATATGGCCTGATTTCAAACTACATAAAATCTTTGAAATAATTTTCATATAAACGGAGATAGTTTTTTCTAACTCCCAAACTAAAGTTCTGGGGAGGTTTAAACATGGCTGAAGATAAAACACCTCAAGTGAAAGAAATAAATATTAGCCAGGAAATGCGTTCTTCATTCCTGGATTATGCGATGAGCGTCATCGTATCACGTGCACTGCCTGACGTGCGCGATGGATTGAAACCGGTCCACCGCAGAATTTTGTATGCGATGAATGATCTCGGCATGACGAGCGACAAGCCCTTTAAGAAGTCGGCACGTATCGTCGGTGAAGTAATCGGTAAGTATCACCCCCATGGTGATTCCGCTGTTTACGACACAATGGTCAGGATGGCGCAGGATTTCAACTTCCGGTACATGCTTGTAGACGGACACGGAAACTTCGGTTCAGTGGACGGCGATGCAGCAGCTGCGATGCGTTATACAGAAGCGCGCATGTCTAAAATTTCAATGGAAATCCTTCGGGATATTAATAAAGATACAATTGACTATCAAGATAACTACGACGGCTCAGAAAAAGAACCAGTCGTTCTTCCGGCAAGATTCCCGAACCTGCTAGTTAACGGTGCGGCTGGAATCGCAGTCGGAATGGCTACAAACATCCCTCCCCATCAGCTGGGCGAGGTAATTGACGGTGTTCTTGCCGTTAGTAAAAATCCGGATGTAACCATTGCTGAACTAATGGAAATCATTCCAGGTCCGGACTTCCCGACTGCCGGCCAGATTCTTGGGCGCAGCGGAATCCGCAAAGCATATGAAACGGGCAGAGGTTCCATCATTGTCCGTGCAAAGGTTGAAATTGAAGAGAAGCCATCAGGCAAACAAGTTATTCTTGTCCACGAGCTTCCTTACCAGGTAAATAAAGCGAGATTAATTGAAAAAATCGCTGACCTTGTCCGCGATAAAAAAATAGAGGGTATTTCCGATCTTCGTGATGAGTCCGACCGTAACGGTATGAGAATTGTCATCGAGGTTCGCAAAGATGCCAATGCGAATGTTCTTTTAAACAACCTTTACAAGCAGACTGCTCTGCAGACAAGCTTTGGTATTAACATGCTTGCCCTTGCAAACGGCCAGCCGCAGGTACTGAACCTTAAGCAGTTCCTTGAGCATTACCTGGAACACCAAAAAGTTGTTATTAAGAGACGTACTGCCTTTGAATTGAGAAAAGCAGAAGCACGTGCTCATATTTTAGAGGGCCTGCGGATTGCGCTCGATCATTTGGATGCCGTCATCGCTTTGATTCGCGGCTCGCAGACGACTGAGATTGCCCGTCAAGGCTTAATGGAGCAGTTTTCACTCAGCGAAAAGCAGGCACAGGCGATTCTTGATATGCGTCTTCAGCGTTTGACAGGTCTGGAAAGAGAAAAAATTGAAGAAGAATACCAGGGTCTTGTACAGCTGATTGCCGAATTGAAGGCCATCCTTGCTGACGAAGAAAAAGTACTCGAAATCATCAGAGAAGAGCTTCTTGAAATTAAAGAGCGCTTCAATGATGTGCGCCGCACGGAACTGATTGCCGGCGGAGCAGAGGTATTTGAAGATGAAGATCTCATTCCTGTAGAAAACATCGTACTTACACTTACTCATAATGGATACATTAAACGTCTCCCAATCTCAACCTACCGCAGCCAGAAGCGCGGAGGAAGAGGAATTCAAGGGATGGGCACAAACGAGGATGATTTCGTCGATCAGCTTTTGACAACCTCAACCCATGACACCATTCTTTATTTCACCAATAAAGGGAAGGTATACCGCACGAAAGGGTATGAAGTGCCTGAATACGGCCGCACGGCTAAAGGTCTTCCAATCGTTAACCTTCTTGGAGTGGAGCGGGATGAGTGGGTAAAAGCCATTATTCCAGTTTCTGAATTTGTGGATGACTGGTATCTGTTCTTTACAACTAAAGAGGGGATTTCCAAACGGACTCCGCTTAGCCAGTTCGCCAATATCCGTACGAACGGTCTGATCGCCCTTGGACTGCGCGAAGAGGATGAACTTATTTCTGTCCGCCTTACGGATGGATCAAAAGACATTATTATTGGAACGAAGGACGGAATGATGATCCGTTTCCCTGAGACGGACGTTCGTCAAATGGGAAGAACCGCTACTGGAGTGAAGGGGATTAACCTTAGCGAAGGTGATGAAGTAGTCGGTATGGAGATTCTGGAAGAAGACACAGATATCCTGATTGTAACGCGGAATGGTTTTGGGAAGAGGACTCCTGCTGGGGAGTACCGTATTCAAAGCCGCGGCGGTAAAGGTTTGAAAACGTGCAATATAACAGAGAAAAACGGCTCTGTTGTATCCTTTAAAGCTTCCACCGGCGAAGAAGATCTGATGCTCATCACGGCAAATGGAGTTCTGATCCGTATGGATGTTAACGATATTTCCACGATGGGACGTAACACACAAGGTGTACGTTTGATCAGGCTGGGTGAAAATCATCATGTTGCAACGGTTGCTCTCGTTGAAAAAGAAGAGCCTGCTGCAGAAGAAGAAGAGTTGCTGGAAGAAGGGCATCATGATAGTGAATCTTCAGCTGAATAAAAAATAGTAAAAAAAAGGGACAACCATTAAAGGTTGTCCCTTTTTTTGCCGATAAAAGGAATATATAGGACAAACGGCTCATATAAGGACAGGGGGGTGTTTCGAAAATGCGCACAGGATTGGAGCAAATAATTGACGGGTGTGTTCTCTCAGAAGATATTAATGGTAAGTCTAAAGAACCATTAATGAAGAAAGAAACGGTCATGGATGA
The Metabacillus sp. FJAT-52054 genome window above contains:
- the yaaA gene encoding S4 domain-containing protein YaaA, with the translated sequence MSEKQHIQIDTEFITLGQFLKLADVIQSGGMVKWFLSEHEVFVNGESENRRGKKLRHQDTVEVPGVGSFVVISTHE
- a CDS encoding ABC transporter substrate-binding protein, which produces MLRKRLMYSVFLLIGMGLLTSCQAENTSSAGKVKLELFSNKSENVKTFEGLIAEFEKKNPAIDIQLNAPPEADTVLKTRLVKEDMPDMLAIGGNGSYGELANAGIFYDFSKTDLLNQVKPSYLEMINTLSNEQSGTYGIPYSTNANVVIYNKEKFQKYGFDAPKTWSEFTEQLEKVKQAGDVPIYFTLKDAWTGMIPWNSIAGNLQGENFAEKKRKGEASFEKNYSEVADKMLTLLEYGHKNNYGYGYADGNKAFANGDGVFYLQGNWAIPEIQKINPELELGVFPLPVTDQPDQNNLVSGVDVLLTMNKDIEHPEEAKKFLAFMLEEKQSKRYIEEQKAFSALEGVIQEDPVMEGIQDSFKNEQLTGFPDHSYPRAIRPEGIIQEFLISKNKEAFLRKMDREWDKVQNRY
- the dnaN gene encoding DNA polymerase III subunit beta, which gives rise to MKFVIQKDKLAQGVQDVMKAVSSRTTIPILTGIKIVANSEGVTLTGSDSDISIESFIPIEEKGKINVEVQTPGSIVLQARFFSEIVKKLPKDTVEMEVQNHFSTIIRSGKAEFNLNGQDAQEYPHLPNVEEENVFRIPTDLLKTLIRQTGFAVSTSETRPILTGVNWKIEDGELTCIATDSHRLALRKTSIDAGHEGKYNVVIPGKSLTELSKILDDSNDLTEMVFTDNQVLFKSKNILFFSRLLDGNYPDTSRLIPDESKTDVLVQTKEFLQSIDRASLLAKEGRNNVVKLSTLEGGMLEISSNSPEIGKVIEEVQTEEISGEELKISFSAKYMMDALKALESSEIKVSFTGAMRPFLIRTPEDDTILQLILPVRTY
- the recF gene encoding DNA replication/repair protein RecF, yielding MHIQELKLRNYRNYPELTVSFENKVNVIIGENAQGKTNMMEAIYVLAMAKSHRTSNDKDLIRWDEEYAKIEGRVVKANGAIPMQLVLSKKGKKAKINHLEQQKLSQYIGAVNVIMFAPEDLNLVKGSPQVRRRFVDMEIGQVSAVYLHDLSHYQKILQQRNHYLKQLQIRKQHDRTMLEVLTEQLSEAAAKLYRRRKLFIDQLEKWAQPIHSGISRGLETLTIQYKSSTEVSEDADLSKMIEVYLEKFDKIKEREIERGTTLAGPHRDDLLFFVNGRDVQTFGSQGQQRTTALSLKLAEIELIHEEIGEYPILLLDDVLSELDDYRQSHLLNTIQGRVQTFVTTTSVEGIDHQTLKEAASYRVSSGELDPNESR
- a CDS encoding extracellular matrix/biofilm biosynthesis regulator RemA family protein encodes the protein MYIHLGDDFVVPSKDVIFIMDYPSSKTSDIVSEFLEKQKEKVIQLSEGDAKSIVVTEKHIYFSPLSSSTLKKRAHIAFDIDSTRKISIMAP
- a CDS encoding sugar ABC transporter permease, whose translation is MKSRQRAFMLMTIPALILFFIFHTYPALQGIYYSFTDYKGYGEWNFVGLKNYFNVFQDERALQAYGFTFKFAIIATILVNIFSLVIAIGLNSKIKFSKTLRAVYFLPNILSILIVGYIFNFIFTFFIPDIAQALGINALAENILGKPDAAWIGIIVVSVWQGVAFNTILYLAGLVTIPEELYEAASIDGAGTWKKFWSITFPLIAPFFTINMVLAMKNFLMVFDHIMAMTGGGPGTSTESISLLIFRGGFEGGEFAYQSANAVIYFLVIVIISVVQLRYLQRREVEL
- the gyrB gene encoding DNA topoisomerase (ATP-hydrolyzing) subunit B, with translation MEQKQMEQQAYDENQIQVLEGLEAVRKRPGMYIGSTSARGLHHLVWEIVDNSIDEALAGHCDEINVIIEEDNSITVTDNGRGIPVGIHEKMGRPAVEVIMTVLHAGGKFGGGGYKVSGGLHGVGASVVNALSTLLEVKVHRDGKIHYQRFERGVPQGDLEIIGETDKTGTIIHFVPDDEIFTETTEYDYETLANRLRELAFLNRGINIVIEDKRENKRKNEYHYEGGIKSYVEHLNRTKEVIHEEPVYLEGEKDGITIEIALQYNEGYTTSIYSFANNIHTYEGGTHEAGFKTALTRVINDYARKQNVFKDNDANLSGEDVREGITAIVSIKHPDPQFEGQTKTKLGNSEARTVTDSLFDQGFETFLLENPQVAKKIVEKGLMAARARMAAKKARELTRRKSALEISNLPGKLADCSSKDPSISELYVVEGDSAGGSAKQGRSRHFQAILPLRGKIINVEKARLDKILSNNEIRTIITALGTGIGEDFDIAKARYHKIVIMTDADVDGAHIRTLLLTFFYRYMREIIESGYIYIAQPPLYKIQQGKRIEYAYNDRELERILGELPQNPKPGIQRYKGLGEMNPEQLWETTMDPDTRTLLQVNLQDAIEADETFDILMGDKVEPRRNFIEENARYVKNLDI